In one window of Leguminivora glycinivorella isolate SPB_JAAS2020 chromosome 10, LegGlyc_1.1, whole genome shotgun sequence DNA:
- the LOC125230231 gene encoding UNC93-like protein isoform X2, with the protein MCEGKKPSIEKAEKGKEVLPKPGETWRIVKNVVIISVAFMLHFTAYSGAANLQSSINAEAGLGTASLAAVYAGLIFSNIFLPVPVIKWMGTKWAMSLSFITYMPYMAAQLWPRFYTMIPAALMVGLGGGPLWCSKCTYIFVVSEVHSKISNIPAEALLVRFLGLFFMIFQMNQVWGNLISSLVLSSSDNAAAVTAVNETMIPVLCGANFLPSADAGEALQAQPQAKIQTIAGIYLACMAGAALIVAVGVDSMKRYDSGRSGSGEGKSGLELLAVTLRLLVEPNQLLLIIINVFIGMQQAFFGADFTASFVSCAIGTGTVGFVMMVFGLSDAIGCVVTGYLAKISGRMPLIIGATIVHTGLLATLLWWKVQAGSGYVMYAIAVLWGLADSVWMVQINAYYGILFPGREEAAFSNFRLWESVGYIIAYIISPYLRTSAKTWLLFAMMVVGVAGYFTVECKERKAQNKLLEKEKLGCEKGCDNIAFQSIERF; encoded by the exons ATGTGTGAAGGGAAGAAGCCTAGCATTGAGAAGGCGGAGAAGGGGAAAGAAGTATTGCCGAAGCCGGGAGAGACGTGGCGGATCGTGAAGAATGTTGTCATCATCAGCGTGGCGTTCATGCTACACTTCACAGCTTACAGT GGGGCAGCCAATCTACAGAGTTCGATTAACGCCGAGGCGGGACTGGGTACAGCGTCACTGGCGGCCGTGTACGCTGGTCTCATCTTCTCGAATATATTCCTACCCGTGCCTGTTATCAA ATGGATGGGCACAAAGTGGGCGATGTCCCTGTCCTTTATAACGTACATGCCATACATGGCGGCGCAGTTATGGCCGCGTTTCTACACCATGATACCTGCAGCACTGATGGTCGGTTTGGGCGGAGGACCTCTTTGGTGCTCTAAATGCACGTACATCTTTGTG GTGTCAGAGGTGCACAGCAAGATATCAAACATTCCCGCCGAGGCGCTGCTGGTGCGTTTCCTGGGGCTGTTCTTTATGATCTTCCAGATGAATCAGGTGTGGGGCAACCTGATATCTTCTCTGG tcctTTCATCATCTGATAACGCAGCTGCCGTGACAGCCGTGAACGAGACGATGATCCCAGTGTTGTGCGGAGCCAACTTTCTACCTAGTGCTGACGCGGGGGAGGCGTTACAGGCTCAGCCGCAGGCCAAAATACAGACCATTGCTG gtatttatctcGCGTGCATGGCTGGGGCAGCGTTGATTGTTGCCGTAGGTGTGGATTCTATGAAGAG ATACGACTCGGGTCGCAGTGGTTCTGGCGAAGGCAAATCCGGGCTAGAACTCCTGGCCGTCACTCTCCGGTTATTGGTGGAGCCGAACCAGCTGcttctcatcatcatcaacgTCTTCATTGGCATGCAGCAGGCTTTCTTCGGGGCTGACTTTACTGCG TCATTCGTGTCATGCGCCATCGGGACGGGCACTGTGGGATTCGTCATGATGGTGTTCGGCCTCTCGGACGCTATAGGGTGCGTGGTCACTGGGTACCTGGCTAAG ATTTCAGGTCGCATGCCCCTGATTATCGGAGCGACGATAGTTCACACCGGGCTACTGGCAACACTGCTGTGGTGGAAAGTGCAAGCGGGTTCTGGTTACGTCATGTACGCGATAGCTGTTCTATGGGGTCTGGCTGACTCTGTGTGGATGGTGCAGATCAACG CGTACTACGGCATCCTCTTCCCCGGCCGCGAAGAAGCGGCCTTCTCCAACTTCCGCCTCTGGGAGTCCGTAGGCTACATCATCGCGTACATCATCTCCCCCTACCTCCGGACCAGCGCCAAGACCTGGCTTCTCTTTGCCATGATGGTGGTCGGAGTAGCGGGGTACTTCACCGTGGAATGTAAGGAGAGGAAAGCCCAGAATAAACTGCTGGAAAAGGAGAAGTTGGGATGTGAAAAGGGCTGTGATAATATAGCTTTTCAGAGTATCGAGAGGTTTTGA
- the LOC125230231 gene encoding UNC93-like protein isoform X1: MCEGKKSSIEKAEKGKEVLPKPGETWRIVKNVVIISVAFMLHFTAYSGAANLQSSINAEAGLGTASLAAVYAGLIFSNIFLPVPVIKWMGTKWAMSLSFITYMPYMAAQLWPRFYTMIPAALMVGLGGGPLWCSKCTYIFVVSEVHSKISNIPAEALLVRFLGLFFMIFQMNQVWGNLISSLVLSSSDNAAAVTAVNETMIPVLCGANFLPSADAGEALQAQPQAKIQTIAGIYLACMAGAALIVAVGVDSMKRYDSGRSGSGEGKSGLELLAVTLRLLVEPNQLLLIIINVFIGMQQAFFGADFTASFVSCAIGTGTVGFVMMVFGLSDAIGCVVTGYLAKISGRMPLIIGATIVHTGLLATLLWWKVQAGSGYVMYAIAVLWGLADSVWMVQINAYYGILFPGREEAAFSNFRLWESVGYIIAYIISPYLRTSAKTWLLFAMMVVGVAGYFTVECKERKAQNKLLEKEKLGCEKGCDNIAFQSIERF; encoded by the exons ATGTGTGAAGGGAAAAAGTCTAGCATTGAGAAGGCGGAGAAGGGCAAGGAAGTATTGCCGAAGCCGGGAGAGACGTGGCGGATCGTGAAGAATGTTGTCATCATCAGCGTGGCGTTCATGCTACACTTCACAGCTTACAGt GGGGCAGCCAATCTACAGAGTTCGATTAACGCCGAGGCGGGACTGGGTACAGCGTCACTGGCGGCCGTGTACGCTGGTCTCATCTTCTCGAATATATTCCTACCCGTGCCTGTTATCAA ATGGATGGGCACAAAGTGGGCGATGTCCCTGTCCTTTATAACGTACATGCCATACATGGCGGCGCAGTTATGGCCGCGTTTCTACACCATGATACCTGCAGCACTGATGGTCGGTTTGGGCGGAGGACCTCTTTGGTGCTCTAAATGCACGTACATCTTTGTG GTGTCAGAGGTGCACAGCAAGATATCAAACATTCCCGCCGAGGCGCTGCTGGTGCGTTTCCTGGGGCTGTTCTTTATGATCTTCCAGATGAATCAGGTGTGGGGCAACCTGATATCTTCTCTGG tcctTTCATCATCTGATAACGCAGCTGCCGTGACAGCCGTGAACGAGACGATGATCCCAGTGTTGTGCGGAGCCAACTTTCTACCTAGTGCTGACGCGGGGGAGGCGTTACAGGCTCAGCCGCAGGCCAAAATACAGACCATTGCTG gtatttatctcGCGTGCATGGCTGGGGCAGCGTTGATTGTTGCCGTAGGTGTGGATTCTATGAAGAG ATACGACTCGGGTCGCAGTGGTTCTGGCGAAGGCAAATCCGGGCTAGAACTCCTGGCCGTCACTCTCCGGTTATTGGTGGAGCCGAACCAGCTGcttctcatcatcatcaacgTCTTCATTGGCATGCAGCAGGCTTTCTTCGGGGCTGACTTTACTGCG TCATTCGTGTCATGCGCCATCGGGACGGGCACTGTGGGATTCGTCATGATGGTGTTCGGCCTCTCGGACGCTATAGGGTGCGTGGTCACTGGGTACCTGGCTAAG ATTTCAGGTCGCATGCCCCTGATTATCGGAGCGACGATAGTTCACACCGGGCTACTGGCAACACTGCTGTGGTGGAAAGTGCAAGCGGGTTCTGGTTACGTCATGTACGCGATAGCTGTTCTATGGGGTCTGGCTGACTCTGTGTGGATGGTGCAGATCAACG CGTACTACGGCATCCTCTTCCCCGGCCGCGAAGAAGCGGCCTTCTCCAACTTCCGCCTCTGGGAGTCCGTAGGCTACATCATCGCGTACATCATCTCCCCCTACCTCCGGACCAGCGCCAAGACCTGGCTTCTCTTTGCCATGATGGTGGTCGGAGTAGCGGGGTACTTCACCGTGGAATGTAAGGAGAGGAAAGCCCAGAATAAACTGCTGGAAAAGGAGAAGTTGGGATGTGAAAAGGGCTGTGATAATATAGCTTTTCAGAGTATCGAGAGGTTTTGA